The Malus sylvestris chromosome 12, drMalSylv7.2, whole genome shotgun sequence genome contains a region encoding:
- the LOC126592379 gene encoding uncharacterized protein LOC126592379: MVILVSVDLYNATWCYNFLCSGFIQTNSKIAIGASISPVSSYAGNQYDVSILLWKDPKLENWWLGLGDNTLVGYWPAELLTHLEDKATMVEWGGEVVNTRANGEHTATQMGSGHFAEDGYGKASYFRNLEIVDSENNLNSVGDVSTSAEYTKCYDIKSSYNNEWGTHFYYGGPGRNAGCP; this comes from the exons GTTGATTTATATAATGCGACTTGGTGCTACAATTTTCTGTGTTCTGGATTTATCCAAACAAACAGCAAGATAGCCATTGGAGCTTCCATTTCCCCAGTCTCATCGTATGCCGGCAACCAATACGACGTCTCCATTCTCCTATGGAAG GATCCAAAGCTAGAGAATTGGTGGTTGGGATTGGGAGACAATACCCTAGTTGGGTACTGGCCAGCAGAGCTGCTCACACACTTGGAGGACAAGGCAACCATGGTGGAATGGGGCGGAGAGGTGGTGAACACGAGGGCCAACGGCGAGCACACGGCCACTCAAATGGGTTCGGGTCACTTTGCCGAAGACGGGTATGGGAAGGCCAGCTATTTCAGAAACCTTGAGATAGTGGACTCGGAAAACAACCTCAACTCGGTCGGGGATGTGTCAACTTCGGCTGAATACACCAAGTGTTACGACATCAAGAGCTCCTACAACAATGAATGGGGCACTCACTTCTACTATGGTGGCCCTGGGAGAAATGCAGGATGCCCATGA
- the LOC126594031 gene encoding uncharacterized protein LOC126594031 isoform X2, which yields MVHGLQLARPWPRPRRGDIVGDIEAPQGIDRGGGHESTDLDFISTTKVMSILIVCSSQFLVSTIVQVVGIILSLHTATKISSRAQGIATIASRWHTLMTCSSNDSLHTRSSDSLVNFEAANRLSSLHISYSQSDLESTDYVHVPTNSQLVSHMASYHKRQAFVKAGAFKSRGIARAYY from the exons ATGGTTCATGGATTGCAGTTGGCACGACCATGGCCACGACCACGAAGAGGAGACATTGTTGGCGATATCGAAGCTCCTCAAGGAATTGACCGAGGAGGAGGACATGAAAGTACAGATTTGGATTTCATCAGCACGACCAAGGTCATGAGCATTTTGATTGTCTGCAGCTCTCAGTTTTTG GTCTCCACAATTGTTCAGGTTGTCGGCATTATTCTTTCCTTGCACACAGCTACTAAAATTTCCAGTAGAGCCCAAGGTATAGCAACAATTGCCAGTAGATGGCATACGTTAATGACATGCAGTTCTAATGATTCACTGCATACCAGAAGTTCAGACAGTTTGGTGAACTTTGAGGCTGCCAACAGATTGAGCTCACTGCATATAAGTTACTCTCAGAGTGATTTGGAGTCAACGGATTATGTTCATGTGCCTACAAATTCCCAGCTGGTTTCACATATGGCTTCATACCACAAGAGACAAGCTTTTG TTAAGGCTGGTGCATTCAAGTCCCGCGGCATCGCGCGGGCTTATTACTAG
- the LOC126594031 gene encoding uncharacterized protein LOC126594031 isoform X3, with translation MVHGLQLARPWPRPRRGDIVGDIEAPQGIDRGGGHESTDLDFISTTKVMSILIVCSSQFLVSTIVQVVGIILSLHTATKISSRAQGIATIASRWHTLMTCSSNDSLHTRSSDSLVNFEAANRLSSLHISYSQSDLESTDYVHVPTNSQLVSHMASYHKRQAFG, from the exons ATGGTTCATGGATTGCAGTTGGCACGACCATGGCCACGACCACGAAGAGGAGACATTGTTGGCGATATCGAAGCTCCTCAAGGAATTGACCGAGGAGGAGGACATGAAAGTACAGATTTGGATTTCATCAGCACGACCAAGGTCATGAGCATTTTGATTGTCTGCAGCTCTCAGTTTTTG GTCTCCACAATTGTTCAGGTTGTCGGCATTATTCTTTCCTTGCACACAGCTACTAAAATTTCCAGTAGAGCCCAAGGTATAGCAACAATTGCCAGTAGATGGCATACGTTAATGACATGCAGTTCTAATGATTCACTGCATACCAGAAGTTCAGACAGTTTGGTGAACTTTGAGGCTGCCAACAGATTGAGCTCACTGCATATAAGTTACTCTCAGAGTGATTTGGAGTCAACGGATTATGTTCATGTGCCTACAAATTCCCAGCTGGTTTCACATATGGCTTCATACCACAAGAGACAAGCTTTTG GCTGA
- the LOC126594031 gene encoding uncharacterized protein LOC126594031 isoform X4: MVHGLQLARPWPRPRRGDIVGDIEAPQGIDRGGGHESTDLDFISTTKVMSILIVCSSQFLVSTIVQVVGIILSLHTATKISSRAQGIATIASRWHTLMTCSSNDSLHTRSSDSLVNFEAANRLSSLHISYSQSDLESTDYVHVPTNSQLVSHMASYHKRQAFG; the protein is encoded by the exons ATGGTTCATGGATTGCAGTTGGCACGACCATGGCCACGACCACGAAGAGGAGACATTGTTGGCGATATCGAAGCTCCTCAAGGAATTGACCGAGGAGGAGGACATGAAAGTACAGATTTGGATTTCATCAGCACGACCAAGGTCATGAGCATTTTGATTGTCTGCAGCTCTCAGTTTTTG GTCTCCACAATTGTTCAGGTTGTCGGCATTATTCTTTCCTTGCACACAGCTACTAAAATTTCCAGTAGAGCCCAAGGTATAGCAACAATTGCCAGTAGATGGCATACGTTAATGACATGCAGTTCTAATGATTCACTGCATACCAGAAGTTCAGACAGTTTGGTGAACTTTGAGGCTGCCAACAGATTGAGCTCACTGCATATAAGTTACTCTCAGAGTGATTTGGAGTCAACGGATTATGTTCATGTGCCTACAAATTCCCAGCTGGTTTCACATATGGCTTCATACCACAAGAGACAAGCTTTTG GTTAA
- the LOC126594031 gene encoding uncharacterized protein LOC126594031 isoform X1, giving the protein MVHGLQLARPWPRPRRGDIVGDIEAPQGIDRGGGHESTDLDFISTTKVMSILIVCSSQFLVSTIVQVVGIILSLHTATKISSRAQGIATIASRWHTLMTCSSNDSLHTRSSDSLVNFEAANRLSSLHISYSQSDLESTDYVHVPTNSQLVSHMASYHKRQAFGMHQLMLFQYFLFIIFVFETMALLVVIYGFRLFISHGSVLLVVDCGSYSIYISL; this is encoded by the exons ATGGTTCATGGATTGCAGTTGGCACGACCATGGCCACGACCACGAAGAGGAGACATTGTTGGCGATATCGAAGCTCCTCAAGGAATTGACCGAGGAGGAGGACATGAAAGTACAGATTTGGATTTCATCAGCACGACCAAGGTCATGAGCATTTTGATTGTCTGCAGCTCTCAGTTTTTG GTCTCCACAATTGTTCAGGTTGTCGGCATTATTCTTTCCTTGCACACAGCTACTAAAATTTCCAGTAGAGCCCAAGGTATAGCAACAATTGCCAGTAGATGGCATACGTTAATGACATGCAGTTCTAATGATTCACTGCATACCAGAAGTTCAGACAGTTTGGTGAACTTTGAGGCTGCCAACAGATTGAGCTCACTGCATATAAGTTACTCTCAGAGTGATTTGGAGTCAACGGATTATGTTCATGTGCCTACAAATTCCCAGCTGGTTTCACATATGGCTTCATACCACAAGAGACAAGCTTTTGGTATGCATCAGCTTATGCTGTTTCAGTATTTTCTGTttatcatttttgtgtttgaaaCGATGGCTCTTTTGGTCGTCATTTATGGTTTTCGTTTGTTCATTTCCCATGGTTCAGTCTTACTGGTTGTTGATTGTGGCTCATACTCTATTTATATTTCTCTGTAG